In Gossypium arboreum isolate Shixiya-1 chromosome 6, ASM2569848v2, whole genome shotgun sequence, the following are encoded in one genomic region:
- the LOC108484935 gene encoding uncharacterized protein LOC108484935, with the protein MARDDALSQAMLRILDRVTGPNTRSGGRWSVTEQLQSNGTELFRGVTGVAPNVPGYWIEVTERIMDDLDYTSEKKLKGVVLLLLDEANLWWLTVKEGTQADCLSWEFFKSAVQGEYVGASYIDGRRREFLNLTQRDRSVAEYEAKFLRLSHYGRGMVASKYERCARFEDGLRDNLRVLIAPQKELELSVLVEKAKITKEVKHAEHQNRDRERGKNKRDSEPSNSVQRLKKKVRTDGSVRVGPPVAPTGLHLCRDCGRHHQGECLRRTRACLRCGAPEHHIRDCPLRDDQVQAPGSGTA; encoded by the coding sequence ATGGCTAGGGACGACGCATTGTCTCAGGCTATGTTAAGGATACTGGATAGGGTCACTGGGCCCAACACTAGATCTGGGGGCCGATGGTCGGTTACGGAACAACTCCAGTCCAATGGAACTGAActttttaggggtgtcacaggagTCGCCCCTAATGTGCCTGGGTATTGGATTGAGGTTACTGAAAGGATCATGGATGATTTAGACTATACATCTGAGAAAAAACTAAAGGGTGTAGTCTTGTTACTTCTCGATGAGGCTAACCTGTGGTGGCTAaccgttaaggagggcactcaagCTGATTGTTTGTCTTGGGAGTTCTTTAAGTCTGCCGTCCAAGGGGAGTATGTGGGTGCAAGTTACATTGATGGTCGTAGGCGTGAGTTTCTAAACCTCACTCAAAGAGACCGatctgtggccgagtatgaggccaaaTTTTTGAGACTGAGCCATTATGGGCGAGGTATGGTGGCGTCGAAATATGAGAGATGTGCCCGTTTTGAAGATGGCCTTAGGGATAACTTGagggtactgatagctccacagaaggAGCTAGAGTTGTCTGTTCTAGTGGAGAAGGCGAAGATCACCAAAGAGGTTAAGCACGCTGAGCACCAAAACAGAGATCGTGAgaggggtaagaacaagagggattctgAGCCTTCGAATTCAGTACAAAGGCTTAAGAAAAAGGTCAGGACTGATGGGTCGGTTAGAGTTGGGCCCCCTGTTGCTCCTACTGGATTGCATCTGTGTAGAGATTGTGGTAGACACCATCAAGGTGAGTGTTTGAGGAGGACTAGGGCATGTCTGAGATGTGGGGCCCCTGAGCACCATATTCGAGATTGTCCATTGAGGGACGATCAGGTGCAAGCTCCGGGTTCTGGTACTGCATAG